In Palaeococcus ferrophilus DSM 13482, the genomic window CGGTTACATAGCGTTCTACAAGCGCTGGGACACCGGTATACTTCTCGCTCTGCTCCTTGGAATCCTCAACCGGGTGGCCCACATAGGTTTCCTCTTCGCGGCGGTCGGGGCCGTCTACATCTACGCCCCCTACGCGGAGTGGGACGATAGGGAGGCCAACGGGAAGATAAGCCTCGCGGGCCCCGCGACCAACATAGTCGTCGGCATCGTTGCACTGGTTATGCTCCTCACCCTCCCGCTGAACGGCTTCCTCGCTTCGGTGCTCTACTACACGGCCTCCATAAACTTCTGGCTGGCGGTCTTTAACCTCCTGCCCTTCCCGCCCCTCGATGGGTGGAAGGTCTTCCGGTGGAACCCCGGCTACTGGGCCGTCGCTATAGGACTCGCCTACCTCCTCAATACGATGGTCTAATATTTCACCGCCGGTGATACAAAGCGGAAAGGTTAAAACCACTCCCCTCTATTCTTATGTGGTGATGTTGATGGCCGAGTACAAGAAGCCTTTCGGTGTTAAGATTGACCTTGAGACTGGCGTGATTCCGGGTGCAAAGAAGCTCGTCAGGAAGCTGAGCGACCTTAAGGGGTACTTTGCTGATGAAAATGCCTACAGCGAGCTCCTAAAGGATGATCCCGTGGTTTACGAGGTTTACGCGATAGAGCAGGAGGAGAAGGATGGAGACCTCAACTTCGCCACCACCGTCCTCTACCCCGGCAAGGTCGGGAAGGAGTTCTTCTTTACCAAGGGGCACTACCACGCCAAGGCGGACAGGGCAGAGGTTTACTACGCCCTCAAGGGGAAAGGCGGCATGCTCCTCCAGACGCCCGAGGGAAGGGCCGAATGGATTCCAATGGAGCCCGGAACCGTTGTCTACGTCCCCCCCTACTGGGCCCACAGGACGGTGAACACAGGGAATGAGCCCTTTATCTTCCTCGCACTCTACCCAGCAGATGCCGGCCACGACTACGGTTCGATAAAGGAGAAGGGGTTCTCCAAGCTCGTCATCGAGGAAGGGGGCGAGGTCAGGGTAATTGATAACCCCAGGTGGAAATCTGATTGAAGTTTAGCAAGCCTTAAATACACCCCTTTCCATTTTAACATATGGACGTGGCATTTTTGTAAAGGTGATGTTTATGAAAGAAAGTTACAGGGACATGATACGCCTCTGGAAGGGCCTCTACATGAACGCCTACGAGAACGTTACTAACGCAATGCCCCGTGTAAGGGGTGTTCTCCTCGCGTACAACACCAACGTGGACGGTTTAAAGTACCTCGAGACAAATGACCTTGAGGAGAGGATTGAGAGGGTCGGCAGGGAGCGGGTGTTTGAGCTCGTGGAGAAGCCGCCCGGAAGGATAAGGAACCTCGAGGAGCTGTTTGCAGGAATACTCTGGAGCATAACACACGGAAAAGCGGCCGAATGGTTCGTCGAGAGCGACGAAGTCAGGGAGTACCTCATGGAGTGGGGATGGGACGAGCTGAGGATGGGCGGTCAGGCGGGGATAATGGCCAACCTCCTCGGCGGTGTTTACAGGGTTCCGGTAGTGGTGCACGTGCCCCAGAACACGGAGACGCAGGCGGGCCTCTTCATGGATGGACCCATTTACGTTCCTCGCTTCTACGACAGCGCCTTTGAGCTGGTGCACCCGAGAGAGGCCGTTGAGGACGGAGAGGACCTCATCCACTACATATACGAGTTCCCGCGCGGCTTCAGGGTCTTTGAGGTAGAGGCTCCGAGGGAGAACCGCTTCATAGCGAACGCCGACGACTACAATGCGAGGGTGTACATGAGGAGAGAGTTTAGGGAGCACTTCAAGAAGATAGCCGAGAGGGTTGACCTAGCGATAATAAGCGGCCTGCACGTGCTGAAGGAGCGCTATTCCGATGGAAGCACGTATAGGGATGTCCTCGATAGGGTCGCCTCCCAGCTCCGCGTCCTCAACCGCCTCGGAGTTAAGAGCCACTTCGAGTTCGCCTACACGGCCAGCGAGGCGGTAAGGGAGGGCATAATTGAGATGCTGGGTAACTTCACCAGCGTTGGCCTCAACGAGGTGGAACTCGCCTCCGTGATGGAGATAGTGGGAGATTCCACCCTGGCCGAGGAGGTTCTCAACGGCGACCTGTTCGCCACGATTGATGCGATGAACCTACTGATGGACGAGACGGGGATAGAAAGGATACACTTCCACACCTACGGCCACTACATGGCCCTAACGAGATACAGGGGCGAGCATGTGCGCGACGCGCTCCTCTTCGCAGCGTTAGCGGCCGCGGCCAAAGCGATGCACGGGAACCTCGAGCGTCTCCCGCAGGTGAGGGATGCCCTTTCCGTGCCCACAAACGAGAGGGCCTTTCCCCTCGTGGAGGCACTCGAGCGCGAGATGGACATGGAGAACGGAATCGTTGACATGACGGACAGGCAGCTCGCCTTCGTCCCAACGAAGATAGTGGCCTCCCCGAAGAGCACCGTCGGCATAGGGGACACCATCTCAAGTTCCGCCATCCTCGGCGAGTTCGCCCGCACACTCTAGCGGGCAAATTTTATATACTTTAGGTTCTTAAAATTCAAAGGGTTTCTTGCAGGGGAGGTGATGGAATGCTTTTGGAGGCTCCCGTATACAAGGAGCTGTTCGGGGCCGTGGAGGTCTACGAAGTTCAAAAGGTAATCAAACTTGATACTCAAACGCGAGACGTGGGGAGCTTCACCGTTAAGAACGTCCCTCGCGAGGACATCTACCGCGTACTCGAGGACATAGCCATAGTCGTGCCCATGAAGAACGAAAAACTCCAGCTCGTGGACGGCGTTCTAAAGGCCATCCCCCACCAGTGCCCCATAATAGTCGTCTCGAACAGCAAACGCGATGGACCTAACCTCTTCAAACAGGAGATTGACCTCATCAAGCACTTCTACAACCTGACCCGCTCGAAGATAGTGGTCGTCCACCAGAAGGACATAGGTCTCTCAAAGGCTTTCAATGAGGTTGGCTACACGGATATACTCGAAGGCGACAAGGTCAGGAGCGGCAAGGGGGAGGGCATGCTAATAGGAATCCTCCTGGCGAAGGCGATAGGGGCCAAGTACGTGGGCTTCGTTGATGCTGACAACTACATACCCGGGTCGGTAAACGAGTACGTCAAGGACTACGCGGCCGGCTTTCTGATGAGCGAGAGCGACTACTCCATGGTAAGGCTCAGCTGGCGCCATAAACCCAAAGTGAGCAAGAGGGGTCTGTACTTCAAGAAGTGGGGGAGGGTGAGCGAGATAACCAACCGCTACATGAACGCCCTCTTCGGGGCCGGCACGAACTTCGAGACGAGCATCATAGCCACGGGGAACGCCGGAGAGCACGCAATGAGCATCAAGCTTGCGGAGATAATGCCCTTCTCAACGGGATACTCTATTGAGCCCTTCGAGCTCGTCTACCTCTTCGAGCGCTTCGGCCGCTGGCAGGGCGTTGAGGAATACCGGGAAGTCTACGACCAGGGTGTTGAGGTGTTCCAGATAGAGACCCTCAACCCGCACCTCCACGAGGAGAAGGGGAGCGAGCACGTTGCGGACATGATACTCAGCTCGCTTGGAGTTATATACCACTCATCCCTCGCCACCAAGGGACTCAAGGAGAGCATACTCGAGGATCTGAAGCTCCACGGTCTCCTCGGGGAGGGGGAGGAACCGCCGAAACCCAAGGTCATGCCCCCTGTGGGCGACCTGGACGTTGAGAAGTGGATGAAAACCCTTGAATCCAACTCGGAAACACTCTTCCACTTCGAGGTGTGAGGATGAGGGTGATATTCCTCGACCTCGACAGGACGCTCCTCGGGGATGATTACTCGCCGAAGCCCGCGAAGGGAGTGGTGAAAGAGCTCAGGAGGGCGGGCTTTGAGGTGGTCTTCAACTCATCCAAGACGCTGGCGGAGCAGGAGTACTACAGAAGGGCCCTCGCCGTGGAGGGGCCATTCATAGTCGAGAACGGGAGTGCGGTGGTGATACCCGCGGACTACTTCCCCTTCCCCATTGGCGGCGTGAGGAGGGGGAACTACATCCTGCTGGAGCTTGGGAGACCCTACTCCGAGATAAAGGCCGTCCTCGATTGTATGAGTGATGAATACGGGCTCAAATACTACGGGAACTCAACCCTCGAGGAAGTTATGGCCTTCACGGGACTTCCCGAGGAGCTGGCAAGGCTCGCCATGAGGAGGGACTACAGCGAGACGATATTTCGGTGGGGAAAGGGTGGCTTCCCGGAAGAGCTCCGGAAAAAGGGCCTTCGGGTTTCGAAGGGGAGCAGGTTCGTGAACGTTACAGGCGATACCGACAAGGGAAAAGCCGCTTCCCTGCTCCTGGAACTCTACAGCCGCCTCGGGGAAGTTGAGAGCTATGCCCTGGGCGACGGGGAGAACGATTTTCCCATGCTGGAGGTAGTTGACCACGCTTTCATAATAGGTGACCTCTCATACTCCGGGGCTAAACATATAAGCTCCCTCGACGAATTGCTGGAGGTGGTGTTATGAAGACGCTTATCCTGGCAGGAGGAAAGGGCACGAGGCTGTGGCCCCTGAGCAGGGAGCTAATGCCAAAGCAGTTCGTCCGCTTCCTTGACGATAAATCCCTCTTCCAGAAAACAGTTGAGAGGGCCGTCCTCTTCTCAAAGCCAAAGGAGATATTCGTGGTGACCAATAAGGAGTACCGATTCAGAGTTCTCGACGATTTAAGGGAACTTGGAATAGAGCTCCCGGAGGAGAACGTCCTCCTTGAGCCCGTGGGAAAGAACACCCTACCTGCCATCTACTGGGGTATAAAGAGGGTACACGAGACATTCGGAGAGTCGGCCGTTGCGGTTCTTCCGAGCGACCACCTCATAGAGGCGAACGAAGCTTACATGGAGGCCTTTGAGAGGGCTGAGAGACTCTCGAGGGGGTACCTCGTCACGTTCGGCATAAAACCCAACAGGCCCCACACCGGCTACGGCTACATAAAGCCCGGGGAGAAGCTTGAGGGTGGATATAAGGTGGAGGAATTTAAAGAAAAGCCTGACCTCGAAACGGCCAAGATGTACGTGGAGAACGGCTATTACTGGAACAGCGGCATGTTCCTCTTCAACACCTCCCTCTTCCTCGAGGAGGTGGAGGAGCACGCACCCGAGGTCGCCGGGGCCTTCGAGGAGGGTAAAACCATAGAGGAGGCCTACGAGCTAACCCCCGAGATAAGCGTGGACTACGGCGTCATGGAGAAGACGGATAAAGCAGCGGTGGTGCCCCTCAACACCCTCTGGAACGACCTAGGAAGCTTCGATGCCATATACGAGGTTATGGACAAGGACGACGAAGGGAACGCCGTCAAAATAGCGAACCACGGCGCGGAGTACATAGGGGTGAACTCCCGGGGTAACCTCGTGATGACGAAGAGGCTGACCGCGACGATAGGCGTGGAAAACCTAATAATCGTTGACACGGACGACGCGCTCCTCATAGCGCACCGCGGCGAAGCCCAGAGGGTGAAGGAAGTCTACAACCTTCTGAAGGAGCAGAAGGACGAGCGCGCGATAGTCCACAGGACGGCCTACAGGCCCTGGGGGAGCTACACCGTGCTCGAAGAGGGCGAGCGCTACAAGATAAAGCGCCTAACGGTTCTTCCAGGGAAGAGGCTCAGCGTTCAGATGCACTACCACAGGAGCGAGCACTGGGTCGTGGTGAGGGGAACCGCGAAAGTTATCGTCGGGGATAAGGAGCTCCTCCTTAGACCGGGCGAGAGCACTTTTATTCCGGCCGGAGTGAAGCACCGCCTTGAGAACCCGGGCAAGGTCGTCCTTGAGGTCATCGAGACGCAGATAGGGGAATACCTCGGCGAGGACGACATAGTCCGCTTTGAGGACGACTTCGGCAGGGGATAAAGTTTTAACGTGATTTATCACCAAGAGTGATAGAGGTGGCGGAAATGAGAAGGATATTCGGAACCTTCGGCGTGAGGGGGATAGCGAACGAGTACATAACCCCCGAGTTCGCGCTCAAGATGGGAATGGCCTTCGGGACGATGCTGAGGAGGGAAGGAAGGAAAAAACCGCTCGTCGTCGTCGGCAGGGACACGAGGGTGAGCGGCGAGATGCTGAAGGAAGCGCTCATCAGCGGGCTTTTGAGTACGGGCTGCGACGTCATAGATGTTGGCATAGCCCCAACGCCCGCCGTTCAGTGGGCGACGGCACACTTTAATGCCGACGGGGGGGCAGTCATAACGGCCTCCCACAATCCACCGGAGTACAACGGCATAAAGCTCCTCGAACCTAACGGCATGGGGCTGAAGAAGGAGCGTGAGGCAGTCGTTGAAGAAGTCTTCTTCAGTGAGGATTTTTACCGGGCCAGATGGGACGAGATAGGTGATCTGAGGAAGGAGGACGTAATAAAGCCCTACATCGAGGCGATAAAGGCGAGAGTTGACGTTGAGGCGATAAGGAAGAGGAGGCCCTTCGTCGTCGTTGACACCTCGAACGGCGCCGGCAGCTTAACCCTCCCCTACCTCTTAAGGGAGCTCGGCTGTAAGGTCGTTTCGGTAAATGCTCACCCAGACGGCCACTTCCCGGCGAGGAACCCCGAGCCCAACGAGGAGAACCTGCGGGAGTTCAAGGAGATAGTGAAGGCCCTTGGAGCGGACTTCGGCGTGGCCCAGGACGGTGACGCCGACAGGTCCGTGTTCATTGACGAGAACGGCCGCTTCATCCAGGGAGACAGGACGTTCGCCCTCGTTGCGGATGCAGTCCTTAGGGAGAACGGGGGTGGGCTTCTCGTAACAACCATAGCGACTTCCAACCTCCTGGACGACATAGCAAAGAGGAACGGCGCGAAGGTTATGAGAACGAAGGTAGGTGATTTAATCGTTGCCCGGGCTCTCCTCGAAAACAACGGAACCATAGGCGGTGAGGAGAACGGCGGCGTTATTTTCCCGGACTTCGTGCTCGGCAGGGACGGGGCCATGACCACAGCCAAGATAGTCGAGATATTCGCTAGGAGCGGGAAGAGGTTCAGCGAGCTGATAGATGAGCTCCCGAAGTACTACCAGTTCAAGACGAAGAGGCACGTTGAGGGCGACAGGAAGGCGATAGTGGGAAAGGTGGCCGAACTCGCTGAAAAGAAGGGCTACAACGTGGACACCACGGACGGGACGAAGATACTCTTCGATGACGGCTGGGTGCTCGTGAGGGCGAGCGGAACCGAGCCGATAATCAGGATTTTCAGCGAGGCGAAGAGCGAGGAGAAAGCCAAGGAGCACCTCGAGCTGGGGCTGGAGCTTCTGGAGAACGCCCTCCATTGAGGGTCTAAAGCCCCATCCATTTCTTTTGCATCGGGGAATGGCTCCAAGGGGTTCGGGAAGAGAAAGAGCTATAAACATGAAGTTAAAGAATAAACTTTAGCGTAACTCTTATGAGGTGAAGGGGATGGGACTGTTCGACAAGATTAAGAAAGAGGAGCCAAGGAAGGCAAGACCGCTTACAATAAAGAAGGACGTGAAGGGACAGCCCCCCGCAAAGGCGGAGGTCGAGGTAGTCCCTCTCGAGGAGGACGAGCTCGCAAAGCAGATAGTGAAGCCCCAGGTAAGGTACGTAAAGAAGATAATCGTCACGAGCTACTCGGACCTTGAGGCGATTTCAAGGGAGGTTCAGGAGGGCAACCTCGTAATAGCCGACCTCACCCCGCTAGAATCAAAGCCGGAAGTCGTCGAGAAGGTCTCCGAGCAGATAGTCGGAATGGTTAGGGCCCTTGACGGGAGCATCGCAAAGATATCAAAGTACGAGATAAAGCTTCTTATAACGCCGCCCGACATAAAGATAGCCAAGTGATTGCACCATTCCTTCTTTTCTCCGATGCTCAAATTTATAAACTACCCTTTCTCGCTATCTTTGAGGTGAGAACATGGGCGAGATTCAGGAGGTTAGACTGGGCGATTGTCCCATATGCGGCGCGAAGAACAGCCTCAAAGCGCTCCAGTTCATCCACGAGATTCCCTACTTCGGCAAGGTCATGGAGAGCACGATAATATGCGAGAACTGCAACTACAGGAATGCGGACGTGATGGTTCTGGAGGAGAAGGAGCCGAGGCTCTACACCCTCCGCGTTGAGGAGGAGAAGGACCTCTTCACGCGCGTCGTGAGGAGCAAGAGCGGAACGGTCGAGCTTGAGGAAGTCGGGGTAACCGTGGAGCCGGGGCCAGCGGCCCAGGGCTTCATAACCAACGTCGAGGGGCTCATAGAGAGGGTCAAGGATGCCCTCATAACCACGCGGAACTTCAAGAGCCAGGAGGGGGACGAGGAGGCAGTCAAAAAGGTGGACGAACTCCTTGAGTACCTTGAGGAGGTCAGGGATGGCAAAAAGCCGCTCACTGTGAGGATAATGGACCCCTTCGGCCACAGCGCCCTCATAGGGGAGAAAGTAAAGAGCAGGCTGCTCACGCAGGAGGAAATAAAGAGCCTCAGCACGGGCCCCTACGTAGTCTACGAGCCTGATCAGGAGGGGTAAACCTCCAGGACTTCCCCCTCTCCTGCTTCAATCTCCCCTTCGGTTATAAGGGCCACCTCGTCACCCGGAACTGCAAAGTCAACCCTTCTTCTCTCCCGCTCTATGCTCCTCACTAGGGCCACTCCTTTCCCCTTGAGCTTGTAGCCCGGGTAGATAACTCCCTCGAGCACCTCCCCGAGGAGCGCCTTTCTACCCGGAAGCGCGAGCACCCTTGAGACCCTGAACCTTCCCGTGGGTTTTCGGGTGGCTACCTCAATTCCTCGATTCCTCCCAAAGAGGCGGCGGAACATGCCTTCACCTCATATCCTGTCGAGGAGCTTCTTTCTCTTCTCTTCATACTCCTCCTGACTTATCACTCCCATATCGTAGAGCTCCTTGAGCTTCTTGAGCTTCTCAAGCGGGTCTTCCTTCTCCACCGTCCTTGCCCGGGGTTCAAGCCTCATTGACCTGCTCACGACCTCTCTGGGTTTGTGTATCGTCCACTCCTCACTCAGGAGGTGCTTTTTCCGCTCTATCGAAACCGGCTCCACCGCTATTTCGTTCAAAGCGTCCCTTATGGATTCTATTGCCTCACGTGCCTCAGTCTTATCCATCCTCTCGAGCTTTATCTCCTCCCCATCCTCCTTCATAATGGAGAACTCCGCGTACATCTTGCCTACCTTGACGTAAACCTGCTCCAGCTTCTCGTAGGGCACTGCCATCAGCTCGTACCTGCCGAGAATCTTCTCGTCAACGTACAGGATGCGCCTGTCCGTCACGACGAGCCACTTGGGCTTTGCCTCAAGGCTGAACTTCTTCCGTATCGCGTATAGTACCTCCTCCCCGGGGGAGAGGTTTTCAAGGATGCCCTTCGGGAGCTCAGTCTTCATTGGAATCACCAAGAAAAATTATGTCAAATAGGTATATAACCCTCCCGTAGCTGGGAAAAAGAGAGAAGTTAATGAGAACGTCTCCTCCAGAGGAGGAGTGGCAAAATAGCAAAGCCCGCTATTAAACCAATCCCACACGTAGGAGAGCCTTCAGTCGTGGACGTTGGTTGAGATGCTTCCGGCTCGGGTGTCTTACTTTCCTTGAGGGTTCCTGTGCTGCTCGGGGTTGGGGTCTGACTCGGTTCTTCCTTCTCGGTCTCCGTTGGGCTTTCTGTTTCAGTGCTGGTGGCTGTCTCAGGTGCCTTTTCTACGAGTACCGCCATCTTTACGGTGTCTTCAGCGCCCTTGTTGTCCCTGACGGTGAGCGTCACAGTGTAATTACCCTCACCCGCGTAGGCATGCACCGGGTTCTTATCGGTTGAGCTCGAGCCGTCGCCAAAGTCCCAGCTCCAGCCCACTATGCTTCCGTCGGGGTCGCTTGATTCGTCTCTAAAGGTTATCTCCTGCTCCGTCAGAGGGTTCTCTGGAGAGAACGTGAAGTCGGCGGTTGGAGGTTCGTTCTCCGGTCTTACGGTTATGGTTCTTGAGAAGACTGCCTTCAGACCGCCGCTGTCCGTTACGGTGAGTGTGGCCGTGTAAACCCCAGGAAGTTCGTAAACGTGGCTCGGGTTCCGCTCCTTTGAGCTACTTCCGTCCCCAAAATCCCAGAGCCACTCCACTATTCCACCGTCAGGGTCGTTCGCGCTGGATGTGAAGGACACGCTCCCCCCTGCCTTAGGCTCCTCGGGGGTGTGGGTGAAGCCCACAGATGGCTCTTCGTTGTACTGAACGTTAACGCTGGCTATGCAGGAACTGTTCGCCCCCCATGGGTCATAGACGGTTAAGGAAGGTATGTAAAGCCCCTCCGAGGTGTAGGTGTGCCTGGCGGTGGTTCCGTTGCCCTCTATTTCCTCCCCGTCGCCGAAGTTCATAACCCACCTCAGTTCGGAGTCGGTGTCGTTCATGCCGATGTTGAACTCGACCTCCAGCGGGAACTGTCCGCTCTCGGGGGTTGCCGTAAGGGAACACTCTGGTGGGGTGTTCATTGAGAGAAAGAGGTCGTAGGTTATGGTGAATAGCCCGAGGTCTATGAGGATAGGGCTCCACTTTCTGTTCCAGTAGTAATCCCCCATGTCGCTCACCACGTAGTCGAGGACAAGGTGCCCCTCTTCCACGTCGCGGTAGATGTATCCCGTTACCGTGTATCTCTTCTCTGGCTCGCTTATCCTTCCCCTGTACTCAACGACTATCTTCGTCTCGTTGGAGAATGAAACTTCGTGGGTCGCTACACTTCCGGTCGAGTAGCTCCCCTTCACGTACTGGGTTGCCTCAACGAAGGCCCCTCCTGAGGCGACCAAACCGGCTGAGATGGTCGCCTTGAAACTGTTGGATTTTTTCTCCCAGTTGAGCTGTCTCATGAGCCTCTCGTACCTCTTGCCAACTTCACCCGCCTCCATGGTAAAGCTACCCAGCAAGGTGTTGACGTCATATCCAACCAGATTCTCCGGTCTGCTCGGGTATGTTGTTATGTCCCCTACCCTGTGTATCGGCGACTCGTACTCCAGGAAAGATACCACCGGCGGCCCCCTGGGAACCGTCACGAGTATGTACTGCTGCTCCCCGTCTATCACAGCAAGCTCTGGAGGGCCTATTATGGGGTATTCGTAAACGTCGTAGGCGGTCGTCACGTAGAGGGCCCCATCGCTCATATCTGCGGTTATTTCGTAAGAGATTTCCTCTGTGAAGGACTCTCCTTTCTCCCTCTCAAGGGTCTGCTGTACCGTGAAGTCAAGGTTGGCCTCCAGGCTCAGGCCGACAATTCCCCCCTTCAGGCTCAGCCCCGTGCTGAGGGTGGCGTCCGAGATGGACTTAACCGAACCTTTGACAGTGTTGCTCGTTGTAGTCCTGTACTGGGAGTAAAAGAGCCCCGTCTCGTTTATCACCTCGTAGTCAACCGGAGGGGAGTTTACCACCGCTATGAGCTTCTTCTCCACGTACAGCGCACCCCTGGTTGGGGTTCCTACCTCTATGGAGTTCCCGTCGAGGTCTCCCACGGCAAGGCCGGCACCGTAGGTGAACTTCGTATCGAAGCCCTCCGGGCCGTTCAGCAGATCTCCGCCTATGTTGAAGACCCTCACCTTTCCGCTCTGGGAGGCCCAGACTATCTCTTCGGCGACGTCGGTGTTCACATCGCCAACCGCTATCCTGTCCCCCTTCTTGAAGGCCATCGTGAACTTGGCTATCTCTCCAGCCTTACCCCTGCCGAGGTCGGCGTAGAACACGTGAATTCCCCTGTTGGCAGTATCCTGGGTGGCTATCACTATCTCGTCAACACCATCGAGGTTGAGGTCTCCGGTTGCCATTTCGTCCCTCGGTTTCAGGTCGAAGTAATCGTCGGTGGAGAAGCTCAGCAGGGCGTTGCCGTACATGTCGTAAACCGTCACAAGGTTTTCGCTGTCGTCCGCGTGTATGAGTTCACCTCTTCCGTCACCGTTGAGGTCTCCTATTGCTATTGAGTCCCCGTCGGCGAACTGTTCCACCTTAAAGGAGTTGATTAGGTCTATGTTTCCGTCGTATATCTTTATCCAGTTGTTCCTGTCAGCGTGCACTATCTCTGCCCTTCCATCCCCGTTCAGGTCTCCCACCGCTATGTCGTCTCCCACCTCGAAGTTGGTGCTTTTTCTGCTTAAGATGAGGCCGTAGAGGCTGTATACATATATCTTATCTCCGCTCCTGTCGGCGTGTACTATTTCGGCCTTTCCGTCCCCGTTGACATCTCCTGCAGCCATTTCGTCCCACTTCTGGAAGGCGCGGTCGAAACTCCTTATGAGCTCCCCGCTCTCGTCTTCGTATATATACACAACGTCCTTCCGGTCCCCTATGATTATCTCCTCGTCCTCAACCACGGTTCCGCCAGAGAGGCCCTCTATTAAGTCAGTTCTCCATGCGAAAGCCATAGGAACTGGGAATGGGATAACAAAAAGGGCCAGAAGGGCTAACCCCAGGAAACGTCTTCTCCCCATAACGATTCCTCCACGCTGCAGGGGCTTGCAGAAAAGCAAACCGATGCAGTCTGGTACACCATTGTACCCGAATGTATATAATATTTATTTTTTCGAGTCTGAAAATATGCTCGGAAAACCCTACCAATGCGGAGATTACTTAAAAGCAATATGCACATACTCATTACAAAACCAAAACCCGTGCCAAAATCTTTAACTATTCCCAAATCCATTCTAATTCTCAGGTGGTGACATGGACTTTGAGAAAAAGCCGCTCATTGGAATGGTTCACCTCAAGCCCCTTCCGGGTTCCTACCTCTATGAGGGTGACTTTGACACTGTCATCGAGGCCGCCCTCAGGGACGCGAGAGTGCTGGAGGAAGCAGGCTTTGACGCCGTAATGGTGGAGAACTTTGGCGACGTGCCCTTTCCGAAGTACGTTGACAAAACCACCGTGGCCGCTTTCACCGCCGTTGCAAAGGCCATCCGGGACGAGGTTTCCCTGCCCCTCGGGATAAACGTGCTGAGGAACGACGGGATTGCTGCTTACTCCATAGCCTACG contains:
- a CDS encoding ZPR1 zinc finger domain-containing protein, translating into MGEIQEVRLGDCPICGAKNSLKALQFIHEIPYFGKVMESTIICENCNYRNADVMVLEEKEPRLYTLRVEEEKDLFTRVVRSKSGTVELEEVGVTVEPGPAAQGFITNVEGLIERVKDALITTRNFKSQEGDEEAVKKVDELLEYLEEVRDGKKPLTVRIMDPFGHSALIGEKVKSRLLTQEEIKSLSTGPYVVYEPDQEG
- the pbp11 gene encoding tRNA-binding protein Pbp11; the protein is MFRRLFGRNRGIEVATRKPTGRFRVSRVLALPGRKALLGEVLEGVIYPGYKLKGKGVALVRSIERERRRVDFAVPGDEVALITEGEIEAGEGEVLEVYPS
- a CDS encoding PH domain-containing protein; the encoded protein is MKTELPKGILENLSPGEEVLYAIRKKFSLEAKPKWLVVTDRRILYVDEKILGRYELMAVPYEKLEQVYVKVGKMYAEFSIMKEDGEEIKLERMDKTEAREAIESIRDALNEIAVEPVSIERKKHLLSEEWTIHKPREVVSRSMRLEPRARTVEKEDPLEKLKKLKELYDMGVISQEEYEEKRKKLLDRI
- a CDS encoding PKD domain-containing protein produces the protein MAFAWRTDLIEGLSGGTVVEDEEIIIGDRKDVVYIYEDESGELIRSFDRAFQKWDEMAAGDVNGDGKAEIVHADRSGDKIYVYSLYGLILSRKSTNFEVGDDIAVGDLNGDGRAEIVHADRNNWIKIYDGNIDLINSFKVEQFADGDSIAIGDLNGDGRGELIHADDSENLVTVYDMYGNALLSFSTDDYFDLKPRDEMATGDLNLDGVDEIVIATQDTANRGIHVFYADLGRGKAGEIAKFTMAFKKGDRIAVGDVNTDVAEEIVWASQSGKVRVFNIGGDLLNGPEGFDTKFTYGAGLAVGDLDGNSIEVGTPTRGALYVEKKLIAVVNSPPVDYEVINETGLFYSQYRTTTSNTVKGSVKSISDATLSTGLSLKGGIVGLSLEANLDFTVQQTLEREKGESFTEEISYEITADMSDGALYVTTAYDVYEYPIIGPPELAVIDGEQQYILVTVPRGPPVVSFLEYESPIHRVGDITTYPSRPENLVGYDVNTLLGSFTMEAGEVGKRYERLMRQLNWEKKSNSFKATISAGLVASGGAFVEATQYVKGSYSTGSVATHEVSFSNETKIVVEYRGRISEPEKRYTVTGYIYRDVEEGHLVLDYVVSDMGDYYWNRKWSPILIDLGLFTITYDLFLSMNTPPECSLTATPESGQFPLEVEFNIGMNDTDSELRWVMNFGDGEEIEGNGTTARHTYTSEGLYIPSLTVYDPWGANSSCIASVNVQYNEEPSVGFTHTPEEPKAGGSVSFTSSANDPDGGIVEWLWDFGDGSSSKERNPSHVYELPGVYTATLTVTDSGGLKAVFSRTITVRPENEPPTADFTFSPENPLTEQEITFRDESSDPDGSIVGWSWDFGDGSSSTDKNPVHAYAGEGNYTVTLTVRDNKGAEDTVKMAVLVEKAPETATSTETESPTETEKEEPSQTPTPSSTGTLKESKTPEPEASQPTSTTEGSPTCGIGLIAGFAILPLLLWRRRSH